From the Gemmatimonadales bacterium genome, the window CCTATGCGTACACCGTACGTGTGCTAGTCAAGGCGCTTGGTGTACTAGTACGGGGAGAGGAGAAGCGATCGATGACTCAGCCGCCGTACCGTCGTATCGCCGATGAGATCCGCGCCCGTATAGCCGATCGCGAGCTGCGACCCGGCGACCCGGTGCCGTCGGCACGCGGCATCACCCGCGAGTGGGGCGTGGCCCTGGCCACCGCGACGAAGGTGCTCGCGACCCTGAACGCCGAGGGGGTGACCCGGTCGCTACCGGGCCGGGGCACGGTAGTCGCCGGCCCGGCCGGACCCGCTCGGCCGGCGGGCGTGGCGGCACGCGCGCGCCGAGACGAGGGCGACCCCGACCTGAGCCGTGAGCGGATCGTGGCGGCAGCCATCCGGGTTGCCGACGCCGAGGGTCTGGCGCAGCTGTCCATGCGGCGCATCGCGACCGAGCTGGGCGCGGCCCCGATGTCGCTCTACCGTCACGTCGACGGCAAGGACGAGTTGCTGGTGTCCATGATGGACAGCGTGCTCGGCGAGGACCCCCTGCCGGCCCGGCCGCCCAGGGGCTGGCGGGCCCAGCTGGAACTGTCCTCCCGCATGCAGTGGCAGGGGTTCCGCCGCCACCCGTGGCTCGCCCCGGCGCTGTCCATGACCCGCCC encodes:
- a CDS encoding TetR/AcrR family transcriptional regulator C-terminal domain-containing protein, which encodes MTQPPYRRIADEIRARIADRELRPGDPVPSARGITREWGVALATATKVLATLNAEGVTRSLPGRGTVVAGPAGPARPAGVAARARRDEGDPDLSRERIVAAAIRVADAEGLAQLSMRRIATELGAAPMSLYRHVDGKDELLVSMMDSVLGEDPLPARPPRGWRAQLELSSRMQWQGFRRHPWLAPALSMTRPQLIPNGMRHTEWALRALDGLGLTIQEMMHVHMTLFSHVRGLALNLEAEAQAEQDSGLTSDEWMQTQEHGFRVIAGTGDFPLLNRLVDSELELHLDQLFEFGLDCLLDGLERHLTGR